In a single window of the Bacteroidota bacterium genome:
- a CDS encoding GNAT family N-acetyltransferase, with product MQFKSLENTSIADLVHVFNEAFSDYIIPMHLTKEQLLNKIIAESIQRKLSFGAFDGDKLVGFILHGTEIQNGEKIAYNGGTGVIPDRRGKNLTSQLYDHSLPILKKAGINKILLEVISDNHKAFNTYSKIGFKKNRTLNCYKGSIADFSTDSSVHVQHIYQPDWNLLKTFWNWAPSWQNSVTAINNSWSLLDTIGIFNDDKLVGYVVCNPKLNKILQFAIDKNFRKTGLGKQLFQYYALNKSKSVSLNNIDSGDVETNSFLTSAGLKMHLQQEEMQLSF from the coding sequence ATGCAATTCAAATCACTTGAAAATACATCGATCGCCGATCTGGTTCATGTTTTTAATGAAGCATTTTCTGATTATATTATTCCAATGCATTTGACAAAAGAGCAATTGTTGAATAAAATAATTGCTGAAAGTATTCAAAGAAAATTATCTTTTGGAGCTTTTGATGGTGATAAATTAGTAGGATTTATTCTTCATGGTACTGAAATTCAGAATGGCGAAAAAATTGCTTACAATGGTGGGACCGGAGTTATTCCTGATAGGCGCGGCAAAAACTTAACATCACAACTTTATGATCATTCACTTCCGATATTGAAGAAAGCCGGCATTAATAAAATTCTTCTTGAAGTAATTTCTGATAATCATAAAGCATTTAATACTTACTCAAAAATCGGATTTAAAAAAAACCGAACTCTTAACTGCTATAAAGGTTCAATAGCCGACTTCAGCACTGATTCCTCTGTACATGTGCAACACATCTATCAGCCTGACTGGAATTTACTCAAGACATTCTGGAACTGGGCTCCTTCCTGGCAAAATTCTGTAACTGCAATAAATAATTCCTGGTCCTTACTGGATACGATCGGAATATTTAACGATGATAAACTTGTAGGTTATGTTGTCTGCAATCCTAAGTTAAATAAGATCCTTCAATTTGCTATCGATAAGAATTTCAGAAAAACCGGACTAGGGAAACAACTTTTTCAATACTATGCATTGAATAAAAGTAAGTCTGTATCTCTTAACAACATCGATTCCGGCGATGTTGAAACTAATTCATTTTTAACGTCAGCAGGATTGAAAATGCATTTGCAGCAGGAAGAAATGCAATTATCATTTTGA
- a CDS encoding response regulator, translated as MKRPIRFVVIDDDRINNMLCKIVIEKVASKCEIKTFESPEEGLEYFQKGYTANGVPTVLFLDINMPTWSGWEYLYYFDSLDKDIKDQVIIFMLSSSVDPSDKQRAFDNRNVTGYLEKPITTEKIETILEGWD; from the coding sequence ATGAAAAGGCCAATACGATTCGTAGTTATTGATGACGATAGAATTAACAATATGTTATGCAAGATCGTTATAGAAAAGGTGGCATCAAAATGTGAAATTAAAACATTTGAATCACCGGAAGAAGGACTGGAGTATTTTCAAAAGGGATATACTGCCAATGGCGTGCCTACGGTACTATTTTTAGATATAAATATGCCGACATGGTCAGGATGGGAATATCTTTATTACTTTGACAGTCTGGATAAAGATATAAAGGATCAAGTGATTATATTTATGTTGTCATCATCAGTTGATCCCAGTGATAAACAACGAGCTTTCGACAACAGAAATGTTACCGGTTATCTGGAGAAACCAATTACAACAGAGAAAATAGAAACAATTTTGGAAGGGTGGGATTAA